One genomic region from Paroceanicella profunda encodes:
- a CDS encoding D-alanine--D-alanine ligase, producing MSSRTQPRIAVLLGGPSGEREVSLVTGRECAAALRSEGYEVVEIDAGDSLAEDLRATAPDVVFNALHGRWGEDGCVQGLLEWLRIPYTHSGVLASALAMDKLRSKEAYAAAGLPVAEAMLVDAADIRRSHPMPPPYVVKPYNEGSSLGIYFVTEGANAPAALDGAMPGRLMVERYVPGRDLTVAVLDGKALAVTDIITEGWYDYSAKYTVGGSRHVLPADLPKEITRACLDYAERAHAALGCRGVSRTDFRWDESRGLDGLVLLETNTQPGMTPTSLAPEQAAYTGMSFGAFTRWLVEDASCSR from the coding sequence ATGTCGAGCAGGACACAGCCCCGGATTGCGGTACTCCTAGGCGGGCCGTCGGGCGAGCGCGAGGTTTCGCTCGTCACGGGCCGGGAATGCGCCGCAGCACTCCGGAGCGAAGGATACGAAGTGGTGGAGATCGACGCGGGCGACAGCCTCGCGGAGGATCTGCGCGCCACAGCGCCTGACGTGGTGTTCAACGCGCTGCACGGCCGCTGGGGCGAGGACGGCTGCGTCCAGGGCCTGCTCGAATGGCTCCGCATCCCCTACACCCATTCCGGCGTGCTGGCCTCGGCCCTCGCGATGGACAAGCTGCGCTCCAAGGAGGCCTATGCCGCTGCCGGACTGCCGGTGGCCGAGGCGATGCTGGTCGATGCCGCGGACATCCGCCGCTCACACCCCATGCCGCCGCCCTACGTGGTCAAGCCCTACAACGAAGGCTCTTCGCTGGGCATCTACTTCGTGACCGAGGGCGCGAACGCCCCGGCCGCGCTGGACGGGGCCATGCCCGGGCGGCTGATGGTCGAACGCTACGTGCCGGGGCGCGACCTCACCGTCGCGGTGCTGGACGGCAAGGCGCTGGCGGTGACCGACATCATCACCGAGGGCTGGTACGACTACTCGGCGAAATACACCGTGGGCGGCTCGCGCCACGTGCTGCCCGCCGACCTGCCGAAAGAAATCACCCGCGCCTGCCTCGACTATGCCGAGCGCGCCCATGCCGCCCTGGGCTGCCGGGGCGTGAGCCGGACCGATTTCCGCTGGGACGAGAGCCGCGGGCTCGACGGCCTGGTGCTGCTGGAAACCAACACCCAGCCGGGCATGACGCCGACCTCGCTCGCCCCCGAGCAGGCCGCCTACACCGGCATGTCCTTCGGCGCCTTCACGCGCTGGCTGGTGGAGGACGCCTCTTGCAGCCGCTGA
- the murB gene encoding UDP-N-acetylmuramate dehydrogenase, which produces MTLIADTLPPLRGTLTPNRDMAGLSWLRTGGPAEVLAQPADREDLAAFLAALDPAIPLLPVGVCSNLIIRDGGLLGVTLRLGRGFNGIEILPGHRVRAGAAALDAHVARKAGEAGIAGLEFLRTIPGAIGGAVKMNAGCYGTYTADVVEEVTIVTRDGTPRRLSAAEIGFGYRSSAVPEGAVVVEAVLAGRPGDPAEIAAAMEEALARRAASQPVTERSCGSTFRNPAGFSSTGRADDVHDLKAWKLIEDAGCRGLRRGGAQMSPMHANFLVNTGGATSADLEDLGEDVRKRVLNISGITLDWEIMRVGLRAPQDPLATAP; this is translated from the coding sequence ATGACCCTGATCGCCGACACCCTGCCGCCGCTGCGCGGCACCCTCACCCCGAACCGCGACATGGCCGGGCTCTCCTGGCTGCGCACCGGGGGGCCGGCGGAGGTTCTGGCCCAGCCGGCGGACCGCGAGGATCTCGCCGCCTTCCTCGCCGCACTCGACCCCGCGATCCCGCTGCTGCCGGTGGGCGTGTGCTCGAACCTCATCATCCGCGACGGCGGCCTGCTGGGGGTGACCCTGCGGCTGGGGCGCGGCTTCAACGGCATCGAGATCCTGCCCGGCCACCGGGTGCGGGCCGGCGCCGCGGCGCTCGACGCCCATGTGGCGCGCAAGGCGGGCGAGGCGGGCATCGCCGGGCTCGAGTTCCTGCGCACCATCCCCGGCGCCATCGGCGGCGCAGTGAAGATGAACGCCGGCTGCTACGGCACCTACACCGCCGACGTGGTGGAGGAGGTGACCATCGTCACCCGCGACGGCACGCCGCGGCGCCTTTCCGCCGCCGAGATCGGCTTCGGCTACCGGTCCTCCGCGGTGCCCGAGGGCGCGGTGGTGGTGGAGGCCGTGCTGGCAGGCCGCCCGGGAGACCCGGCGGAGATTGCCGCCGCGATGGAGGAGGCGCTGGCGCGCCGCGCCGCCAGCCAGCCGGTGACGGAGCGCTCCTGCGGCTCGACCTTCCGCAACCCGGCCGGCTTCTCCTCCACCGGGCGGGCCGATGACGTGCATGACCTGAAGGCCTGGAAGCTGATCGAGGACGCCGGCTGCCGGGGCCTCAGGCGCGGCGGGGCGCAGATGTCGCCCATGCATGCGAATTTCCTCGTGAACACCGGCGGGGCAACCTCGGCGGACCTCGAGGACCTGGGCGAGGACGTGCGCAAAAGAGTTTTGAATATCAGCGGAATAACGCTAGACTGGGAAATAATGCGCGTCGGTCTCCGCGCGCCCCAAGATCCGCTCGCGACCGCGCCCTGA
- the murC gene encoding UDP-N-acetylmuramate--L-alanine ligase: MSPATRLPQDIGILHFVGIGGIGMSGIAEVLLNLGYRVQGSDLRASKITERLERMGAEVFIGQSAENLGEAEVVVISSAIKRGNPELDAARERGLPVVRRAEMLAELMRLKSNVAVAGTHGKTTTTSMVAALLDAGDLDPTVINGGVIHAYGSNARPGAGEWMVVEADESDGTFVKLPATVAIVTNIDPEHLDHYGSFEGVRAAFETFVSNIPFYGLAVCCIDHPEVQSLVGKIDDRRILTYGFSRQADLRAENLRYEAGIARFDAVFQGEGHRIDGLSLPMPGDHNVSNALAAIGVARHLGVSDDEIRMALGAFGGVNRRFTRVGEVNGVTIIDDYGHHPVEIAAVLKAARQATQGRVIAVHQPHRYSRLHDLMEDFCTCFNDADVVAIAEVYAAGEAPIEGASRDALVAGLKSHGHRRALALESEAALPALVRAEAGPGDMVVCLGAGTITAWAHALPEALAQAEAPGADTLV; the protein is encoded by the coding sequence ATGAGCCCAGCCACGCGCCTGCCGCAGGACATCGGCATCCTCCACTTCGTCGGCATCGGCGGCATCGGCATGTCCGGCATCGCCGAGGTGCTGCTGAACCTCGGCTACCGGGTGCAGGGCTCCGACCTGCGCGCCTCGAAGATCACCGAGCGGCTGGAGCGCATGGGCGCGGAGGTGTTCATCGGCCAGAGCGCGGAGAACCTGGGCGAGGCGGAGGTGGTGGTGATCTCCTCGGCCATCAAGCGCGGCAACCCCGAGCTCGACGCCGCCCGTGAGCGCGGCCTGCCGGTGGTGCGGCGCGCCGAGATGCTGGCCGAGCTGATGCGGCTGAAGAGCAATGTCGCCGTGGCCGGCACGCACGGCAAGACCACCACCACCTCGATGGTGGCGGCGCTTCTGGACGCGGGCGACCTCGACCCCACGGTGATCAACGGCGGGGTGATCCACGCCTACGGCTCGAACGCCCGCCCCGGCGCCGGCGAGTGGATGGTGGTGGAGGCCGACGAGAGCGACGGCACCTTCGTGAAGCTGCCCGCCACCGTGGCCATCGTCACCAACATCGACCCCGAGCACCTCGACCATTACGGCTCCTTCGAGGGGGTGCGCGCGGCCTTCGAGACCTTCGTCTCCAACATCCCGTTCTACGGGCTGGCGGTGTGCTGCATCGACCACCCGGAGGTGCAGTCGCTGGTGGGCAAGATCGACGACCGCCGCATCCTCACCTACGGCTTCTCCCGCCAGGCGGACCTGCGGGCGGAGAACCTGCGCTACGAGGCGGGCATCGCGCGCTTCGACGCGGTGTTCCAGGGCGAGGGCCACCGCATCGACGGGCTGAGCCTGCCGATGCCGGGCGACCACAACGTCTCCAACGCCCTCGCCGCCATCGGCGTGGCGCGCCACCTCGGCGTGTCGGATGACGAGATCCGCATGGCGCTGGGCGCCTTCGGCGGCGTGAACCGGCGCTTCACCCGGGTGGGCGAGGTGAACGGTGTCACCATCATCGACGATTACGGCCACCACCCGGTGGAGATCGCCGCGGTGCTGAAGGCCGCCCGCCAGGCCACGCAGGGCCGGGTGATCGCGGTGCACCAGCCGCATCGCTACTCGCGCCTGCACGACCTGATGGAAGACTTCTGCACCTGCTTCAACGATGCCGACGTGGTGGCCATCGCCGAGGTTTATGCCGCCGGCGAGGCCCCGATCGAGGGCGCCTCGCGCGATGCGCTGGTGGCGGGGCTGAAGAGCCACGGCCACCGCCGCGCGCTGGCGCTGGAGAGCGAGGCGGCGCTGCCCGCGCTGGTGCGCGCCGAGGCGGGGCCGGGCGACATGGTGGTCTGCCTCGGGGCCGGAACCATCACCGCCTGGGCGCATGCGCTGCCCGAGGCGCTGGCGCAAGCCGAGGCGCCGGGGGCCGATACGCTGGTGTGA
- a CDS encoding UDP-N-acetylglucosamine--N-acetylmuramyl-(pentapeptide) pyrophosphoryl-undecaprenol N-acetylglucosamine transferase, with protein MFPAQALAEEMLSRGWRVKLSTDERGARYAGAFPEAVVREVVASATFARGGLAGKLAAPLRILSGVLAARRAMRADRPACVIGFGGYPAIPAMTAAWALRLPRLIHEANGVPGRVNRLFATRVNRVACGIWPTALPEGAEAVHTGNPVRAAVRARAATPLPGMDGRLSLLVIGGSQGASLFSKAVPEAVALLPAPLRARLDVAQQVRGEDGGVLARYRELGVAAETAPFFEDVPERLARAHLVISRSGASSVADISAIGRPSVLVPFAAAMDDHQGANARGLVGAGAAVALSESALTPEALAGHIAAILTSPEKAAAMADAARAEGRPDAHLRLAGLVEALSEGRAAAPSEGNAP; from the coding sequence ATGTTCCCTGCCCAGGCGCTGGCCGAGGAGATGCTGTCGCGCGGCTGGCGGGTGAAGCTCTCCACCGACGAGCGCGGCGCGCGCTATGCCGGCGCCTTCCCGGAGGCTGTGGTGCGCGAGGTGGTGGCCTCGGCCACCTTCGCGCGCGGCGGGCTGGCGGGGAAGCTCGCCGCGCCGCTGCGCATCCTCTCCGGCGTGCTGGCCGCGCGGCGGGCGATGCGGGCGGACCGGCCGGCCTGCGTGATCGGCTTCGGCGGCTACCCGGCCATCCCGGCGATGACCGCGGCCTGGGCGCTGCGCCTGCCGCGGCTGATCCATGAGGCGAACGGCGTGCCCGGCAGGGTGAACCGGCTCTTCGCGACGCGGGTGAACCGGGTGGCCTGCGGCATCTGGCCCACGGCCCTGCCGGAGGGCGCCGAGGCGGTGCACACCGGCAACCCCGTGCGCGCCGCGGTGCGGGCGCGGGCGGCGACGCCGCTGCCGGGCATGGACGGGCGCCTCTCGCTGCTGGTGATCGGCGGCTCGCAGGGGGCGAGCCTGTTCTCGAAGGCCGTGCCGGAGGCGGTGGCGCTGCTGCCCGCGCCCCTGCGCGCCCGGCTCGACGTGGCCCAGCAGGTGCGCGGCGAGGACGGCGGCGTGCTGGCGCGCTACCGCGAGCTGGGCGTGGCCGCCGAGACCGCGCCCTTCTTCGAGGACGTGCCGGAGCGGCTGGCGCGCGCGCATCTGGTGATCTCGCGCTCCGGCGCCTCATCGGTGGCGGATATCTCGGCCATCGGCCGGCCTTCGGTGCTGGTGCCCTTCGCCGCGGCGATGGACGACCACCAGGGCGCCAACGCCCGCGGGCTGGTGGGCGCAGGTGCCGCAGTCGCGCTGTCGGAATCGGCGTTGACGCCGGAGGCGCTGGCAGGGCATATCGCCGCGATCCTGACTTCACCCGAGAAAGCCGCCGCGATGGCGGATGCCGCGCGCGCCGAAGGGCGCCCGGATGCCCATCTTCGTCTTGCCGGTCTCGTCGAGGCCCTGTCCGAAGGCCGCGCCGCGGCCCCTTCCGAAGGAAACGCACCATGA